A segment of the Candidatus Omnitrophota bacterium genome:
CGTCCTTTCAGCAAATTCCCTGATCGATCTATTGGAACTATCCATTCCCGGGATATAGCGCCTGCGATTAAGAATAGTAGTTACAAATCCCGTTTGTCGGGCCTTTTTAATCTGAGAAGTCATATAGTCTTTTACTTTAGGATATCTGGCAAAATAAGAACTGATAAATTCCTCTGCTTTTTCAATCTCAATACCCAGAGATTTTGAGAGTCCGTAAGGGCTCATCCCGTAGTTTATTCCAAAATTGACTGTTTTGGCAATAGCCCTCATTTGAGAAGTGACATCTTTGGGGTCTACCGCGAATATCAGTGAAGCGGTATGATTATGTATGTCCAGGCCTTTGTTAAAGGCCTCTATTAAACTCTCATCTTTAGAAAGATGGGCTAATACCCTTAACTCAATCTGCGAATAATCAGCCGAAACAATCACCGAATCAGCACTGCCGGCAATAATGGCTTTCCTGATCTCTTTACCGGCCTGAGTCCTGATGGGAATATTCTGAAGGTTTGGCTGAGAACTGCTCAGTCTCCCTGTGGCAGCAATCGTTTGGTTGAAAGAGGTATGAACACGCTGCGTTCTGAAATTTATCAACTGGGGGAAGGCATCCACATAGGTAGATTTAAGCTTGGATAATTCTCTGTATTCTAATAATGCCGCGGGCAAAGGATGTTTAGGGGCCAATTTTTCCAAAACCCTTACATCCGTAGAAAATCCTGTTTTGGTTCTTTTAATTACCGGCAGTTTAAGTTTTTCAAACAATACCCGGCTGAGCTGTTTGGGTGAATTTATATTAAACTCTCCTTTGGCCAAACCGTATATATCAGACGTAATCCTTTCAAGAGAGGTCTGCATTGTCTTTGACATCACAGCCAACATTTCGGTATCAACAGCCACCCCGTTCAGCTCCATCCTGGCCAGGACTTTTATCAAAGGAATTTCAACGTCGCAAAAAAGTCCGTAAAGGCCTTTCTCTTTCAGTTTAGGCTCTAAGACTTTTTTAAGCCGCATCGTAATATCTGCATCCTCACAGCTGTACTCAGACAGTTTTTCCAGGGCAATATCCCTCATTTTCAATTTGTTTTTACCCTTGCCAATCAATTCCTGCAAAGAAATCATCCGGTAATCCAAGTATTCTAACGCTACTTCATCCAATGAATGATTGGGCTTGGAGGGATTAAGCAAATATGAGGCAACCATGGTGTCAAAGGCCACTGCCTTTAAATCTATTCCGTAATTTGCCAGAATTATAACCTCGTACTTAATATTTTGTCCATATTTTTTTATATTTTTATCTTCTAATACCGGCTTTAACTTTTTAAATATATCTGACTTTTCCAGCCACGATTGTTCCAGGGGAATATAGTATGCTTCTTGTTCCTCCCAGCTGAAAGAAATCCCGATAGGTTCGGCCCGCATCGGGTCTTTA
Coding sequences within it:
- the polA gene encoding DNA polymerase I, with the translated sequence MSKRLFLIDGNSFCYRAFYAIRVLTTSRGRPTNAIYGFIAMLNKIIKEKKPDYLAVTFDLAGPTFRHEKFKEYKIQRQPMPDDLIGQLPLIKKVIRGYNIPIFEKQGFEADDVLASLARKAADKSMDVYIVTGDKDALQLVDSHIKVYSPHKEAVIYDRKAVMERFGVGPDKMVEIMALAGDPTDNIPGVPGIGEKTAVSLIKEFGTLENVLANLDKIRSVKLQQALSEFAEQARLSKELATVNSDLALDVDFDELKVGNSNNEALRSLFKEFEFKSLLKDLTSGKQALKTDYRLISSKEEFGQFLDKLKKLDGVTLDFETTGKDPMRAEPIGISFSWEEQEAYYIPLEQSWLEKSDIFKKLKPVLEDKNIKKYGQNIKYEVIILANYGIDLKAVAFDTMVASYLLNPSKPNHSLDEVALEYLDYRMISLQELIGKGKNKLKMRDIALEKLSEYSCEDADITMRLKKVLEPKLKEKGLYGLFCDVEIPLIKVLARMELNGVAVDTEMLAVMSKTMQTSLERITSDIYGLAKGEFNINSPKQLSRVLFEKLKLPVIKRTKTGFSTDVRVLEKLAPKHPLPAALLEYRELSKLKSTYVDAFPQLINFRTQRVHTSFNQTIAATGRLSSSQPNLQNIPIRTQAGKEIRKAIIAGSADSVIVSADYSQIELRVLAHLSKDESLIEAFNKGLDIHNHTASLIFAVDPKDVTSQMRAIAKTVNFGINYGMSPYGLSKSLGIEIEKAEEFISSYFARYPKVKDYMTSQIKKARQTGFVTTILNRRRYIPGMDSSNRSIREFAERTAVNTPVQGTAADLIKVAMIEIDNALAERGLSAKMILQVHDELVFEAPKDELKKIEELVKEKMEGVISLKIPIKVKIKTGKNWFEA